One part of the Sciurus carolinensis chromosome 4, mSciCar1.2, whole genome shotgun sequence genome encodes these proteins:
- the LOC124982919 gene encoding olfactory receptor 10P1, translated as MTKENHTTLPEFLLLGFSDLRALQGPLLWVVLLVYLVTLLGNSLIILLTRASPALHSPMYFFLRHLSVVELLYTTNIVPRTLADLASPHPRAISFQACAAQMYVFIVLGISECCLLTAMAYDRYAAICRPLHYSTLMSPQACMAMVGTSWVMGIITATTHSSLIFTLPFPSHPTIPHFLCDILPVLRLASAGKHKSEISVMTATVVFIMVPFSLIVTSYVRILSAILAMTSTQSRHKVFSTCSSHLLVVSLFFGTASITYIRPQAGSSVTTDRILSLFYTVVTPMLNPIIYTLRNTEVTGALRHMVKRQVT; from the coding sequence ATGACTAAGGAAAACCATACTACACTGCCCGAATTCCTTCTTCTGGGATTCTCCGACCTCAGGGCCCTGCAGGGCCCCCTGCTCTGGGTGGTGCTGCTGGTCTACCTGGTCACCTTGCTGGGTAACTCCCTGATCATCCTCCTCACTCGGGCCAGCCCTGCGCTGCactcccccatgtacttcttcctgcgCCACCTCTCCGTAGTGGAACTCCTCTACACCACCAACATTGTGCCCAGGACCCTGGCTGATCTGGCCTCCCCACACCCTCGGGCCATCTCCTTCCAGGCCTGTGCAGCCCAGATGTATGTCTTCATTGTCCTGGGCATCTCAGAGTGCTGCCTGCTCACAGCCATGGCCTACGACCGTTACGCAGCCATCTGCAGGCCCCTGCACTACTCCACCCTCATGAGCCCGCAGGCCTGCATGGCCATGGTGGGCACCTCCTGGGTCATGGGCATCATCACAGCCACCACTCATTCCTCCCTCATCTTCACTCTGCCTTTCCCCAGTCACCCAACCATCCCGCACTTCCTCTGTGACATCCTGCCAGTACTGAGGCTGGCGAGTGCTGGGAAGCACAAGAGCGAAATCTCCGTGATGACAGCCACTGTGGTCTTCATAATGGTCCCCTTTTCTCTGATTGTCACCTCTTACGTCCGCATCCTGAGTGCCATCCTGGCCATGACCTCCACCCAGAGTCGTCACAAGGTCTTCTCtacctgctcctcccacctccttgTGGTCTCGCTCTTCTTTGGAACGGCCAGCATCACCTACATCCGGCCCCAGGCAGGCTCCTCTGTCACCACAGACCGCATCCTCAGCCTCTTCTACACAGTCGTCACACCCATGCTCAACCCCATCATCTACACTCTTCGGAACACAGAGGTGACGGGGGCCCTCCGACACATGGTGAAGAGGCAGGTCACCTAA